Part of the Ignavibacterium album JCM 16511 genome, ATATCCAAATATTCTATATCATAAGGATCATCAGTTCTCAAATTAAATGGTCTTACTCTTTTAATCTGAATTCTCTTAATGTACGCTGAAGATTTCAAACCACCACAATATTCTATAAGCTTCTGAAGATTTTCTGACTCTTTTAATTCATATATAGCAGGTCTGAAAACTTCTCCATTGATTGAAACTGATTTTTTTCTTGGAGGAATAAATACCATATCATTGTTTTGTAATCGGACATCATTTATCAATTGACCTTTGAGTAGATAATCATATAGGTCAACTGTTGTAATTACTTTATTATTCCTGATTACTTTTATTTCCCGTAAACTTCCTGTAACCAGTGGACCACCAACTGCATATAATGCGTTGAAGACTGTTGCAAAGCTACTGATATTATATCCACCAGGATTTTTCACTTCACCTGTAACAAATATTCGGATTGGTCTTAACTTGGTTAAGGAAACATCCAGAAATGTTGTAGGAGGATCAGACATTAATCCTTCATAAAATTTTGAAAGATAAATTGTTAATTTCTTTTGAAGAGTTTCATATGAAGTCCCTGACACAAAAACCTGACCGGCAGTCGGAATAAAAATATTCCCCTGGGCATCTACTTCTAATTGATACTGAAATTCTGTTGCTCCCCAAACTGACAATCTTAAAATATCGCCTGGTCCGATTAAATAACCAGGATCAATAGGACCTATTTCTGCTGGTTCAAATGATGCAGGAATATTTTCAAATAAGTTATATCCAAAATATTTTTTATCGGAAAGACTTTTATTTGTTTCAGATAAATTTGAAGTATTAACATTTTGAATGTTTTCAACATTAGGCTTTGCAAAGACAGTATCATTAGTTGTATTTAGCTTTTTATAATCAATCTGATTAACTTCAATCTTCTTTGGTTCAATTGATACATCTTTAAGATATTTGGATACAAATTCATCGTAATTCATTCCGTAATAATTTGCAATTTCTCTGGCTTGTGTTTCAGAGATGTTTTCTTCAGCTAAAAGTTTTTTCAAATCATTTTCGGAATTAACTCCTTTACTTTTTAAGAATTGTTCAATCTGTTGCTGGGTTTGAGAAAGAAGTAATGATGTAAATGCAATAATTGTCAGAATCACAATCTTAAAAAATATTTTCATCCCAATTATTCCTTCTTGTTAAGTGATTTACAAATTTTATTTTCATGCAAAATAAAGATTTTCTGTTTTGATTCCGTTCTTTCTGAACGCGTTTCTTGTGTCAAGAATAAGTTTTGAATTTTCAGCAATAAATTTATAATCAAAGTTCGAATGATCAGTGCTTAAAAGTACTAAATCGTATTTACTTAAATTTTCTTTATTCAGCTCGATGGAGTGCATATCATAATTATATTTTCTTGTTTTAAAGAGTTTAGGTACATAAGGATCATGATAATCTACATCTGCACCTTTTTCGTGAAGTATCTCAATCAGTTTAAGAGAAGGGGATTCACGCATATCATCAATATCTTTTTTATAGGATGCCCCCAGTATCAAAACTTTTGACCCGTTAAGTGACTTTTTGTGTTTGTTCAGAACTTCACCGGCTTTTTCAACAACATAGTAAGGCATCAATGTGTTTATTTCTCCTGCAAGTTCAATAAATTTTGTATTTATGTCATATTCTCTTGCTTTCCAGGTAAGATAAAAAGGATCAATCGGAATGCAATGTCCGCCTAATCCGGGACCAGGATAAAACGCCTGAAATCCAAATGGCTTTGTTGATGCAGCCTCGATAACTTCCCATACATCAATATTCATTCTGTCAAAAACCATCTTAAGCTCATTTACTAATGCAATATTTATTGAACGATAAATATTCTCAAGTAGCTTAGTTGCTTCTGCAACTCTTGGAGATGAAACAGGTACAGTTTTAACAATTACCTGATTGTATAATGCAAGTGCAATTTCAAGGCAGGCAGGTGTTACTCCGCCAACAACTTTCGGAATAGTTGCTGTTGAATATTTCGGATTATTCGGATCTTCTCGCTCAGGTGAAAATGCAAGATAAAAATCTTTGCCAACTTCAAACTTTTTATTTCCATTTCCTTGTATAATCGGGGCGTCTTCAAATAACGGCTGCAATATTTCTTCCGTTGTACCCGGATAAGTTGATGATTCAAGTGAAACGAATTGTCCTTTGCGCAAATACTTTGCAATTTCTTTGCCTGAGTTTTCAATGAAAGTCATATCAGGTTCTCTGTGCTCGTTTAACGGAGTGGGAACACAGATTATTATTGCATCCGTTTCTATCAATCTGGTAAAGTCAGATGTTGCTTCAAACTTTTTTGAATTAACTGCTTCTTTTACTTTTTGGCTGCCAATGTGTTTGATATATGATTGGCCTGAATTAAGTAACGGAATCTTTTTTTCATCAATATCAAAACCAATTGTTTTAAATCCTTTATGTGCAAATTCCAATGCAAGCGGAAGTCCCACATAACCAAGTCCAATAATTCCTACTCTTGCAGATTTGTTATTTATTTTTTCAACAAGTTGTTTGTGCATATAAATCCCAGATTAGTTAATATAAATAATAGTTTTATTTTTAGAGTTAAAGTGTATAAAAAATAAATTTCTCAATAGATAAATTTATTTGATTTCAAATATGAATTTATAAAATTTTATTTAAATAATTTGTTTTCCGTTCCTTCAAGAATATCATCAGAAATTGTTAACATTTCGGAAATTATTTTATTTAAATCAAAAGGTTTAATCCATTTTATATTCCTAAGGTTTTGAAATGGAATTGTTCTGAAGAGATTGCTAATTTCAATCGGGTCAATTGAAATTTCTTTTTGTTTTGCCTCAGCAATTAATTCTCTCCAAATAAATTTATAATTTTTACAAATACACCACACATCAACAAAGTCTTTAGTTTCTAATCTGTAAAGTGCCGAAATTTTATTCGAAAGTATGTTCCTTAAATTATCTATACGACCAAGAATGTTATCAAATAAAATTTCACCAAATCTTATGGGGATATCATTTACAAAATCAACTTTTAATTCGACATCATCTTTGATAAAAAAGGTTCGGATTAAATTATTTGTAACAAGCGTTCTTTCTGAACTGATTCTCAATTGTGAGTCATCCTTAACATTTAATAAATAATTATTTATTTTTTGAAAATAGTCAAAGAAGTGCGGGTCGTCATTTACAAAATAATCCAGGTCATCTGAGTATCTGTGATGAAAAAAATGTCTGCTAAGGACTGTTCCTCCAGTGAGATAAAATGGAAGATTTAAGTCTATCACGATTTTTATCACTCCATCCTGAAGTGGATATAGCTTCGTTGTGTAATACTTTTCTGATGAATTCATAACGGTCCCTTAAAATTGGATTCCTTATTTTGTCCACTAATTCTTTTGTGATGTTTTGCTTCAAATATTCTTTCCCGAATAAATCAATGATCTCATACCAACTCAAAACCTCTATTAACCTTAATAGAATTTTAGCTTTGGTAAACATACCATCGGGTGGAATTTTGTCATGTAAAATCAAGTACAACTTTTCAGGATCAATATTATAATCCCAGAAGGCGTCTTTAATTTTTTTGTATGATGATTCCTCATTTTTCATATCAGAAATATAGTAATATATGGCAAGTGTAAAAAGGATTTACTAATCTGTAAATTCTTCAATCCAAATTGATAAAGTTATTTAAATCCTTCTTCCGTTTTACCAATTCCTCATACACTATGCTTTAAACCGTATACCTTAAACTGTATTACTTTTACCCATAACTCTTACCTTATCCTTCAACAAGTTTCACCATTCAAACAATATGGTTAAGTTTGAGTAAAAGAATTTTAAAATTTTTCAGACGGTAATCTATGAACACAACAAAAGTCACATCCGGTAAAACCCCAATAAACTCACAGATTGTTACACAAAAAATCAAAGACAGTAAGCTGGATGATCTTGGTAATGCAACAATAAGAGAAATAAAACGACTTGTAGATGAAATTGAAAAAGCTACTGGTGAAAAATTCATAAGAATGGAAATGGGAATACCTGGTCTGCCACCTGCAAAAGTTGGTGTGCAAGCGGAAATTGAAGCACTAAAAAAAGGTGTTGCTGCAATTTATCCTGATATTTATGGTATTGCTCAATTGAAAACTGAAGCATCCAGATTTATAAAATTGTTTATGAATCTTGATGTTAGTCCTGAAGGTTGTATTCCAACAGCAGGCTCGATGATGGGAAGTTTTGCTTCATTTATGACTATCCATCGTTGTAATCCTGACAAAGATACTGTCCTTTTAATCAATCCCGGATTTCCTGTTCATATGCAACAGTTAAAAGTTCTTGGTATAAAATCAGAATCGTTTGATGTGTATAACTTTCGGGGAGAAAAACTTCGGGATAAATTAGAATCATATCTTAGCAAAGGAAATATTTCATGCTTACTCTATTCAAATCCCAATAATCCATCCTGGATTTGTTTCACTGAAAAAGAATTGAGTATCATCGGCGAACTTTGTAAGAAATACGATGTTATTCCGATTGAAGACCTTGCTTACTTTGCGATGGATTTCAGAAAAGATTTTTCAAAGCCCGGTCAACCCCCATTTCAGCCATCTGTTGCAAATTACACAGATAGGTTTATTCTTACTATCTCAAGTTCCAAAGCTTTTAGTTATGCAGGACAAAGAATTGGTTTGCTTATAATTTCAGATGAACTCTTCAATCGCTCTTATCCTAATCTTAAAAATTATTATGCCAAAGATTTATTCGGATATTCAATGATATTCGGAACGCTGTATGCGTTGAGTGCGGGAATCACTCATTCTGCACAATATGCACTTGCAGAAATACTTCGCGCAGCAAATGATGGGGAATTTAACTTTGTTGAAGAAGTTAAAGAATACGGTGAAAAAGCAAAAATCATGAAAGAATTTTTTACACGCTACGGATTTAAGATTGTCTATGATAAAGACGAAAACGAACCGATCGCCGATGGTTTTTATTTTACGATTGCATATCCCGGGATGGATGGGGGAGAATTGCTTAAAGAATTATTGTATTATGGTATCAGTGCAATCACATTACAAATTACCGGCAGCGAAAGAACTGAAGGTTTAAGAGCTTGCGTGTCATTAGTTCAGAGAAATCAGTTTGCAGATCTTGAATACAGATTAAAAAGATTTAAAGAAGATCATCCTCTCTAAACAAAGAGTGTTCTTTGCGTAAACTTCGCGCTCCTTGCGGTAAAAAAACTTTCACCGCAATGAACGCAAAGAAATCGCTTAAGATTTTATCAAACTAATTTTTATCACATAAAGAAACTAAGAAGAATACCAGCCGCAACAGCACTTCCAATAACTCCTGCAACATTTGGTGCCATAGCATGCATAAGCAAATGATTTGTGGGATCGTATTGTAAGCCAATAACCTGTGAAACTCTTGCACTGTCAGGCACTGCAGATACTCCTGCATTTCCAATTAAAGGATTAATTTTACTTCCTTCAGGAAGAAACAAATTCATCACTTTTACAAATATTACTCCACCAGCAGTTGCAATTATAAATGATGCAGCACCCAGTGCAAATATGCCAATTGATTTTGGTGTAAGAAAAGTTGTTGCCTGAGTTGAAGCACCAACAGTTAACCCAATAAGAATTGTTACAATATCAATCAGTGGACCTTTTGCAGTATCTGCTAATCTTTTTGTAACTCCACTTTCTTTAAGAAGATTACCAAAGAATAACATACCAAGTAAGGGCAAAGCACTTGGAGTGATGAAAGTTGTTAAAAGTAAACCCACTATAGGGAATAATATTTTTTCAGTCTTAGAAACTGAGCGGGGCGGTTTCATTCTTATGCGTCGTTCTTTATCATTTGTCAGAAGCTTCATAATTGGCGGTTGAATAACTGGAACCAATGCCATATATGAATAAGCTGAGATTGCAATTGCTCCAAGTAATTCAGGTGCAAGTTTGGATGCAAGAAAAATTGCTGTTGGTCCATCAGCTCCACCAATTATTCCAATAGCTGCAGCTTGCTCAGGAATAAAACCAATCCATAAGGCAATCATATAAGCACCAAAAATTCCCACCTGCGCTGCTGCACCAAGTAACATCAATTTTGGATTAGAGAGTAATGTAGAAAAATCAGTCATCGCACCAATGCCAAGAAAGATTAGAGGAGGATAAATTCCTTTTATTACGCCGAAGTATAAATAATTCAGTACACTTCCTGGTTCGTAAATTCCAATTTGCAACTTTGCTGATTCAAGAAATGGAATGTTTCCTACAAGAATTCCAAATCCAATCGGAACGAGTAATAATGGTTCGTATTCTTTTGTGATTGCCAGATAAATAAAAACTAATCCAACTGCAATCATTACAATATGACCAATCGTCATATTTGCAAATGCAGTGTACAGAAAGAACTGTTCAATTCCGTGCGATATAAATTCGAAAAATTGTCCCATTTTCAAGCTCCGATTTCAACTAAGACATCGCCTTCAAGTACGCTTTCACCCTTTTTTACTTTAACTGATTTTATGATTCCTTCTTTATCAGCATTGATATTATTTTCCATCTTCATAGCTTCAAGTAGAATCAACTTCTGTCCAACTTTTACTGCGTCACCTTCTTTCACAAATACATCAAGTATTACCCCAGGTAAAGGTGATTTCACATGCCCGGTTCCTTTAGGTGAAGAAGGTGCACTTGTTTTTGGTTGAGATGGAGTAGTTTCAGTTGATGGCACTGCAACTGTTCTAACCAGCTTTGGAGTTTTGCTTGATGTAATTTTTTTATCCACTTCAACTTTGTAAGTAGTTCCATTAACTTCAATTTCTGCAATATTCTCCTCAACATTTAGAATATTGACATCATATTTATTGCCCTGAATGGTGAACTTAAAGCTTTTCATTTCTTAATCCTTTTATCTCGGATATTGTCTTAAACTATAAATTTTTGAACTCCACGGAGAATAAGTCCTTGAAACACGGTTAATAGTCAGAACAGTATTTTCCTGGTCGTGAAGTTCATCGTAATAAAGGTATAATGCTGCAGCAATAGCAGCATTAACTTCACCACTAATTTCTAAAGATTGATCATTACTTACCGAATGTCCTTCTTTTCTGAGCATTCGTTTTAAATTACTTGTAAGAATTTTTGTCAGGTTGTAAAAAACAATGTATAAAAGAAATAAAGCAATAAAAACAATTACATAACCTATTACAGTCATTCCGATTCCATATGGATCAATCTTCATAAATAATTCTGAATTGCGATGTACCTTTACTATTGAAGTATCAGTTACGCTTTGAGTTATTTGCAGCACTTCTGTTAATAACATTCTTTTTTCTCCTGATTATAATGGAAGATTAGAATGTTTCTTTGGAGGATTTGTATCCTTCTTTGTCCTTAGCGATTCCAAAGCTCTTATGATTCTGAATCTCGTATTGCGTGGTTCAATGACATCATCCAGATAACCATATTTTGCTGCAACATAAGGTGTAGCGAATTTTCTCTTGTATTCTTCTTCTTTCTGCTGCAGAAATTTCATACGCTCTTCGAGATCCTGAATATCTTTGTAATCCTTGCTGTAAAGAATTTCAATTGCACCTTTGGGACCCATTACTGCAATTTCAGCTCCAGGCCAGGCATAGTTAATATCACCTCTCAGATGTTTTGAACTCATAACATCGTAAGCGCCGCCATAAGCTTTTCTCAGTATAACAGTAACTTTTGGAACGGTTGCTTCACCATAAGCATAAAGAAGTTTTGCACCGTGAATAATAATTCCACCATATTCCTGAGCAGTGCCGGGTAAAAATCCAGGAACATCAACAAATGTTACAATTGGAATATTGAAGGCATCGCAGAATCTAACAAAGCGTGCGGCTTTTCTTGATGAATTAATATCAAGTACGCCTGCAAGATAATTTGGCTGATTAGCAACTATACCGACGGGCATTCCATTAAATCTGGCAAATCCGATAACTATGTTTGGTGCATAATGTCTTTGGACTTCCACGAATTCATTATAATCAACTACGGCATGAATTACATCTTTTACATCATAAGGTTTGCTTGGGTTTTCTGGTATAATTTCATTTAGTGAATCTTCAAGTCGATCAATCGGATCATCACAAGGTATGATTGGAGGATCTTCAAGATTATTCTGAGGCATATAACTCAGAAGCTTTCTTATAAGTGCAATTCCTTCTTGTTCATCTTCAGCTACAAAATGTGTTACACCGGATTTTGCACCGTGAACCATCGCACCTCCAAGTTCATCTTCTGTAACAGTTTCACCTGTTACAGTTTTTACTACTTTTGGTCCGGTAACAAACATATAGCTTGTATTCTTTGACATTATAATG contains:
- a CDS encoding sodium ion-translocating decarboxylase subunit beta, whose product is MGQFFEFISHGIEQFFLYTAFANMTIGHIVMIAVGLVFIYLAITKEYEPLLLVPIGFGILVGNIPFLESAKLQIGIYEPGSVLNYLYFGVIKGIYPPLIFLGIGAMTDFSTLLSNPKLMLLGAAAQVGIFGAYMIALWIGFIPEQAAAIGIIGGADGPTAIFLASKLAPELLGAIAISAYSYMALVPVIQPPIMKLLTNDKERRIRMKPPRSVSKTEKILFPIVGLLLTTFITPSALPLLGMLFFGNLLKESGVTKRLADTAKGPLIDIVTILIGLTVGASTQATTFLTPKSIGIFALGAASFIIATAGGVIFVKVMNLFLPEGSKINPLIGNAGVSAVPDSARVSQVIGLQYDPTNHLLMHAMAPNVAGVIGSAVAAGILLSFFM
- a CDS encoding OadG family protein — translated: MLLTEVLQITQSVTDTSIVKVHRNSELFMKIDPYGIGMTVIGYVIVFIALFLLYIVFYNLTKILTSNLKRMLRKEGHSVSNDQSLEISGEVNAAIAAALYLYYDELHDQENTVLTINRVSRTYSPWSSKIYSLRQYPR
- a CDS encoding acetyl-CoA carboxylase biotin carboxyl carrier protein; protein product: MKSFKFTIQGNKYDVNILNVEENIAEIEVNGTTYKVEVDKKITSSKTPKLVRTVAVPSTETTPSQPKTSAPSSPKGTGHVKSPLPGVILDVFVKEGDAVKVGQKLILLEAMKMENNINADKEGIIKSVKVKKGESVLEGDVLVEIGA
- a CDS encoding nucleotide sugar dehydrogenase produces the protein MHKQLVEKINNKSARVGIIGLGYVGLPLALEFAHKGFKTIGFDIDEKKIPLLNSGQSYIKHIGSQKVKEAVNSKKFEATSDFTRLIETDAIIICVPTPLNEHREPDMTFIENSGKEIAKYLRKGQFVSLESSTYPGTTEEILQPLFEDAPIIQGNGNKKFEVGKDFYLAFSPEREDPNNPKYSTATIPKVVGGVTPACLEIALALYNQVIVKTVPVSSPRVAEATKLLENIYRSINIALVNELKMVFDRMNIDVWEVIEAASTKPFGFQAFYPGPGLGGHCIPIDPFYLTWKAREYDINTKFIELAGEINTLMPYYVVEKAGEVLNKHKKSLNGSKVLILGASYKKDIDDMRESPSLKLIEILHEKGADVDYHDPYVPKLFKTRKYNYDMHSIELNKENLSKYDLVLLSTDHSNFDYKFIAENSKLILDTRNAFRKNGIKTENLYFA
- a CDS encoding aminotransferase class I/II-fold pyridoxal phosphate-dependent enzyme encodes the protein MNTTKVTSGKTPINSQIVTQKIKDSKLDDLGNATIREIKRLVDEIEKATGEKFIRMEMGIPGLPPAKVGVQAEIEALKKGVAAIYPDIYGIAQLKTEASRFIKLFMNLDVSPEGCIPTAGSMMGSFASFMTIHRCNPDKDTVLLINPGFPVHMQQLKVLGIKSESFDVYNFRGEKLRDKLESYLSKGNISCLLYSNPNNPSWICFTEKELSIIGELCKKYDVIPIEDLAYFAMDFRKDFSKPGQPPFQPSVANYTDRFILTISSSKAFSYAGQRIGLLIISDELFNRSYPNLKNYYAKDLFGYSMIFGTLYALSAGITHSAQYALAEILRAANDGEFNFVEEVKEYGEKAKIMKEFFTRYGFKIVYDKDENEPIADGFYFTIAYPGMDGGELLKELLYYGISAITLQITGSERTEGLRACVSLVQRNQFADLEYRLKRFKEDHPL
- a CDS encoding nucleotidyl transferase AbiEii/AbiGii toxin family protein; translated protein: MNSSEKYYTTKLYPLQDGVIKIVIDLNLPFYLTGGTVLSRHFFHHRYSDDLDYFVNDDPHFFDYFQKINNYLLNVKDDSQLRISSERTLVTNNLIRTFFIKDDVELKVDFVNDIPIRFGEILFDNILGRIDNLRNILSNKISALYRLETKDFVDVWCICKNYKFIWRELIAEAKQKEISIDPIEISNLFRTIPFQNLRNIKWIKPFDLNKIISEMLTISDDILEGTENKLFK
- a CDS encoding acyl-CoA carboxylase subunit beta: MAAQDKIKELLDLREKARMGGGPKRIEAQHKKGKLTARERIELLLDEGSFEEFDMFVSHRCIDFGLAEETYLSDGVVTGYGTIDGRLVYVFSQDFTVFGGSLSEMYAQKICKIMDKAMKVGAPIIGINDSGGARIQEGVKSLGGYAEIFQRNILASGVVPQISAIFGPCAGGAVYSPALTDFIIMSKNTSYMFVTGPKVVKTVTGETVTEDELGGAMVHGAKSGVTHFVAEDEQEGIALIRKLLSYMPQNNLEDPPIIPCDDPIDRLEDSLNEIIPENPSKPYDVKDVIHAVVDYNEFVEVQRHYAPNIVIGFARFNGMPVGIVANQPNYLAGVLDINSSRKAARFVRFCDAFNIPIVTFVDVPGFLPGTAQEYGGIIIHGAKLLYAYGEATVPKVTVILRKAYGGAYDVMSSKHLRGDINYAWPGAEIAVMGPKGAIEILYSKDYKDIQDLEERMKFLQQKEEEYKRKFATPYVAAKYGYLDDVIEPRNTRFRIIRALESLRTKKDTNPPKKHSNLPL